The following proteins are encoded in a genomic region of Ostrea edulis chromosome 7, xbOstEdul1.1, whole genome shotgun sequence:
- the LOC125654698 gene encoding caveolin-1-like, translating to MPDLDMNIRDPNDINDHIKVSFEDVLAEPNGAHSCDCVWRCSSCCFNCSKNCCYRLMTTLCGMFIALYCGCEFAFITFEQVWCTTPCLRVFSVYLGCYQKLFGTFIACVLTPICETIGLIFSNISITRK from the exons ATGCCGGATCTGGATATGAATATCAGGGACCCTAACGACATCAATGACCATATCAAG GTGTCGTTTGAGGACGTGTTGGCAGAACCCAATGGCGCTCACAGCTGCGACTGTGTCTGGCGATGCAGTAGTTGTTGTTTCAACTGCAGCAAGAATTGTTGCTACAGATTGATGACGACGCTCTGTGGCATGTTTATCGCTCTCTATTGCGGTTGCGAGTTTGCTTTCATCACGTTTGAACAGGTCTGGTGCACCACACCTTGCCTGCGGGTTTTCAGTGTCTATCTGGGCTGTTACCAGAAGTTGTTTGGTACATTTATTGCCTGCGTACTCACACCAATCTGCGAAACAATCGGTTTGATATTCAGCAATATTTCTATTACGAGAAAATGA